In Bombina bombina isolate aBomBom1 chromosome 6, aBomBom1.pri, whole genome shotgun sequence, a single genomic region encodes these proteins:
- the REP15 gene encoding rab15 effector protein: MGQNSSVQEIVIQQDKADIICEIFSNGVVHASQKLKEYLGFEDPLGSLCPSTDTLNDIFLVNFITFCIEKGVEERITTAKLSKQQSLLFGVDWIWTLHGPDKLVKLQIAVQALQMAESNINETNNQSLLNICNTKEIQLADIYKDKSRFEKLEEFCRLIGADCMGLFMVYGLPGRPKDIRGVLLDSVNKENAKSLMLREHALQNFILNTDTFIPAREMLEKCMTRKNGQKNIGKVYINFL; the protein is encoded by the coding sequence ATGGGCCAGAACTCTTCGGTCCAGGAAATAGTAATTCAGCAAGACAAGGCAGATATAATATGTGAGATATTTAGCAATGGGGTGGTCCATGCCTCCCAAAAACTAAAGGAATACCTGGGCTTTGAAGACCCACTTGGCTCCCTCTGCCCAAGCACTGATACTTTGAATGACATCTTCCTTGTGAACTTTATTACCTTCTGCATTGAAAAGGGGGTGGAAGAAAGGATAACAACAGCCAAATTGAGCAAACAGCAGTCCCTCTTGTTTGGTGTTGATTGGATCTGGACACTGCATGGTCCTGATAAATTGGTGAAGCTTCAAATAGCTGTGCAGGCACTTCAGATGGCAGAGTCCAACATCAATGAAACAAATAACCAAAGCTTATTAAATATTTGCAATACTAAGGAAATACAACTTGCTGATATATACAAAGACAAGAGTCGGTTTGAAAAGCTGGAAGAGTTTTGTAGACTGATAGGAGCAGATTGCATGGGGTTATTTATGGTGTATGGGTTACCAGGACGACCTAAGGATATACGGGGAGTGCTTTTGGACAGTGTCAACAAGGAAAATGCAAAATCCCTTATGTTAAGAGAACACGCATTGCAAAATTTCATCCTTAACACAGATACCTTCATCCCTGCACGAGAGATGCTTGAAAAGTGTATGACAAGAAAAAATGGTCAGAAAAACATTGGAAAGGTCTATATCAACTTCCTTTGA